A single Novipirellula galeiformis DNA region contains:
- a CDS encoding 50S ribosomal protein bL37 has translation MAKPHHKLKKANHGQRPANAKARKAKRRKVKT, from the coding sequence ATGGCAAAACCACACCATAAGCTGAAAAAAGCGAACCACGGACAACGTCCGGCCAACGCAAAAGCGCGTAAAGCAAAGCGTCGTAAAGTTAAAACCTAA